A genomic region of Dickeya solani IPO 2222 contains the following coding sequences:
- the btuC gene encoding vitamin B12 ABC transporter permease BtuC gives MQSTPARYTQLKQQQRRRDRQRLLGLWLLLAVGVAISLCAGERWIGPTHWLDSDSSLFIWQLRLPRTLAVMLVGAGLAMGGAVMQAVFDNPLAEPGLLGVSSGAGVALVLAVLLGQGMLPVWSLSLCAIAGALLVTLMLLRFSRAGVSNARLLLIGVALSIICNALMTWAVYFSTSLDLRQLMYWMMGGFSGVDWRYGGLMLLMLPLLVWLARCGGVLNQLALGELAARQLGVAVFYWRNVLVLAMGTLVGISVALAGVIGFVGLVIPHILRLCGLTDQRYLLTGCGLAGAAVLMLSDTLARTVLATAELPVGVVTATLGAPWFIWLLLRHQV, from the coding sequence ATGCAGTCAACCCCGGCGCGTTATACCCAACTGAAACAGCAACAACGCAGGCGAGATCGCCAGCGGCTGCTGGGGCTATGGCTGTTGCTGGCGGTCGGCGTGGCGATAAGCCTGTGCGCCGGCGAGCGCTGGATTGGGCCGACGCACTGGCTGGATTCGGACTCATCGCTGTTCATCTGGCAGCTCAGATTACCGCGCACGCTGGCGGTAATGCTGGTCGGAGCAGGGTTGGCGATGGGCGGCGCGGTCATGCAGGCGGTGTTCGATAATCCGCTGGCCGAGCCGGGGTTGCTCGGCGTATCCAGCGGCGCGGGCGTAGCGTTGGTGCTGGCGGTGCTGCTCGGACAGGGGATGCTGCCGGTCTGGAGCCTCAGCCTGTGCGCCATCGCGGGCGCGCTGCTGGTGACATTGATGTTGCTGCGTTTTTCCCGCGCCGGGGTGTCCAACGCACGTCTGCTGCTGATCGGGGTGGCGCTGAGCATTATCTGTAACGCGCTGATGACCTGGGCGGTCTACTTCAGCACCAGCCTCGATTTGCGCCAGCTGATGTACTGGATGATGGGGGGATTCAGCGGGGTCGACTGGCGTTACGGCGGATTGATGTTACTGATGCTGCCGCTGCTGGTCTGGCTGGCGCGCTGTGGCGGGGTACTCAATCAACTGGCGTTGGGCGAGCTGGCCGCCCGGCAGTTGGGGGTCGCAGTATTTTACTGGCGCAATGTGCTGGTGTTGGCGATGGGCACGCTGGTGGGTATCAGCGTGGCGTTGGCTGGCGTGATCGGTTTTGTCGGGTTGGTCATCCCGCATATTTTGCGCTTGTGCGGGCTGACCGATCAGCGCTATCTATTAACCGGGTGTGGGCTGGCCGGCGCTGCGGTGCTGATGCTGTCGGATACGCTGGCGCGCACAGTGCTGGCGACCGCAGAACTGCCGGTTGGCGTAGTCACCGCCACGCTGGGTGCACCCTGGTTTATCTGGCTGCTACTGCGCCATCAGGTGTAA
- a CDS encoding glutathione peroxidase: MSNTLYAIPLQTIDGRQASLENWRNNVLLVVNVASQCGLTKQYEALENLYETYRDRGFAVLGFPSNEFAGQEPGSNEEINAFCRGTFGVQFPMFGKIDVNGGGRHPLYQTLIQAQPEAQRPQGSEFYERRVSKGQAPAHPGDILWNFEKFLVNRRGEVIARFSPDMTPDDGAIIKAIEQALAQ, translated from the coding sequence ATGAGCAATACGCTATACGCAATTCCCTTGCAAACTATCGATGGCCGTCAGGCATCACTGGAAAACTGGCGCAATAACGTGCTGCTGGTGGTCAATGTCGCCTCGCAGTGCGGACTGACCAAGCAATATGAAGCGCTGGAGAATCTGTATGAAACCTATCGTGACCGCGGGTTTGCGGTACTGGGCTTTCCCTCCAACGAATTTGCCGGGCAGGAACCGGGCAGCAACGAAGAGATCAACGCGTTTTGTCGTGGGACCTTCGGGGTACAGTTCCCGATGTTTGGCAAAATTGACGTCAACGGGGGCGGACGTCATCCGTTGTATCAGACGTTGATTCAGGCCCAGCCGGAGGCGCAGCGCCCACAGGGTAGCGAATTCTACGAGCGCCGCGTCAGCAAAGGGCAGGCGCCGGCCCATCCAGGCGATATTCTGTGGAATTTCGAAAAATTTCTGGTTAACCGCCGTGGCGAGGTGATCGCGCGTTTCTCACCGGACATGACGCCGGATGACGGCGCGATTATCAAAGCGATTGAGCAGGCGCTGGCGCAGTAA
- a CDS encoding EAL domain-containing protein, which translates to MRIQLEVDYVSQYLFSPIYHLDSRLLALEMIGRFQSAAGRLSMPQEILLGMLNHRQKQTLLREQLAILKDKSAWFINNRVTVLLKIDHTLTEFLINDELLGREFRALPFLQLEINENFPDISRGRDNSQLTKLSQSFHLWLDNFGSGRMNLKPFYDGMVSSVKMDAAFINKLLTRPVSVSIINPMLQVMKKHCPSLQVVAKGIDNIASFEKVCELDVNAVQGQLWPSLSPEALDNALMPVACYG; encoded by the coding sequence ATGCGTATCCAGCTTGAAGTTGACTATGTCAGTCAGTATCTTTTCTCTCCGATTTATCATCTGGACTCACGGTTGCTGGCACTAGAGATGATCGGACGTTTCCAGAGCGCGGCAGGGCGTCTGTCCATGCCACAGGAAATCTTACTGGGCATGCTGAACCACCGGCAGAAACAGACGTTGCTGAGAGAGCAACTGGCAATCCTTAAGGATAAATCAGCCTGGTTTATCAATAACCGGGTGACTGTTCTGCTGAAGATCGATCATACATTGACAGAATTTCTGATTAACGATGAGTTACTGGGGCGTGAATTTCGCGCGCTGCCTTTTTTGCAACTTGAAATTAATGAGAATTTCCCTGATATATCCCGTGGGCGTGATAATTCCCAATTGACTAAATTAAGTCAGTCTTTTCATTTGTGGCTGGATAACTTCGGTTCCGGGAGAATGAATCTGAAACCATTTTATGATGGCATGGTTTCCAGTGTGAAAATGGACGCCGCATTTATCAATAAATTATTAACCCGGCCCGTATCTGTTTCTATTATTAACCCGATGCTACAAGTTATGAAAAAACATTGCCCCTCGCTGCAAGTGGTGGCAAAAGGGATTGATAATATAGCCAGTTTTGAAAAAGTCTGTGAGCTTGACGTCAACGCTGTCCAGGGGCAATTATGGCCGTCCTTGTCGCCGGAAGCGCTGGATAATGCGCTGATGCCGGTAGCCTGTTACGGTTGA
- a CDS encoding lipoate--protein ligase A, translating to MPALRLLISDSVDPWFNLAVEECIFRQMPTTQRVLFLWRNAETVVIGRAQNPWKECNTRRMEQDGIKLARRSSGGGAVFHDLGNTCFTFMAGKPGYDKSVSTGIILRALATCGVTAQASGRNDLVIETADGVRKISGSAYRESADRGFHHGTLLLAANLSRLADYLNPDVKKLQAKGIASVRSRVANLVELLPAIGHETVCDAITQAFFEHYQTQCQPEIISPEALPDLPGFAELFARQSSWAWNFGQAPEFTHMLDTRFDWGGVELHFDVERGVISRCQLFTDSLNPTPLEALAERLEGAPYRPDALMMIGERLVEDFPQQHNEINALIVWLSESIR from the coding sequence ATGCCTGCACTGCGTTTGCTGATTTCGGATTCCGTCGACCCCTGGTTCAATCTGGCGGTGGAGGAGTGCATTTTCCGTCAGATGCCGACCACGCAGCGGGTGTTGTTTTTGTGGCGCAATGCGGAAACCGTGGTGATCGGTCGCGCGCAGAACCCGTGGAAAGAGTGTAATACCCGGCGCATGGAGCAGGATGGCATCAAACTGGCGCGGCGCAGTAGCGGCGGCGGGGCGGTATTCCATGATCTCGGTAATACCTGTTTTACCTTCATGGCGGGCAAACCCGGCTATGACAAGAGCGTTTCCACCGGCATTATCCTGCGGGCGCTGGCAACGTGCGGGGTGACGGCGCAGGCATCGGGACGCAACGATCTGGTAATTGAGACCGCGGATGGCGTCAGGAAGATTTCCGGCTCCGCCTATCGGGAAAGTGCCGATCGCGGTTTTCATCACGGAACGCTGTTGCTGGCGGCCAACCTTTCCCGTCTGGCGGATTACCTCAATCCGGATGTTAAGAAACTGCAAGCCAAAGGCATCGCATCGGTACGCTCGCGGGTCGCTAATCTGGTGGAGTTGCTGCCGGCGATCGGCCATGAGACGGTTTGCGATGCGATTACGCAGGCATTTTTCGAACATTATCAAACTCAGTGCCAGCCGGAGATTATCTCGCCTGAGGCTTTACCGGATCTGCCGGGGTTTGCTGAATTATTCGCGCGTCAGAGCAGCTGGGCGTGGAATTTTGGTCAGGCGCCGGAATTTACCCATATGCTGGATACCCGCTTTGACTGGGGCGGCGTAGAGCTGCATTTTGACGTGGAGCGTGGCGTCATCAGCCGCTGTCAGCTCTTTACCGATAGCCTCAATCCTACACCGCTGGAAGCGCTGGCTGAACGACTGGAAGGGGCGCCATACCGTCCGGATGCGCTGATGATGATTGGCGAGCGACTGGTGGAGGATTTTCCTCAACAACATAACGAGATAAACGCATTGATTGTCTGGTTATCGGAAAGCATTCGTTAA
- a CDS encoding NlpC/P60 family protein, protein MKFWRFWLILVALFLAGCSSHVPQSTRLGDTSEVRAQLHAQLAKWRGTPYRYGGLDQNGIDCSGFVYLTFRDRFGLTLPRSTEEQTEVGTRVDRGALLPGDLVFFRTGSGENGLHVGIYDNNDQFIHASTSRGVMRSSLNNVYWKRAYWQARRI, encoded by the coding sequence ATGAAGTTCTGGAGATTTTGGCTAATACTGGTGGCGCTGTTTCTGGCCGGGTGCAGCAGCCACGTTCCGCAGAGCACCCGTCTGGGCGATACCAGCGAGGTGCGGGCGCAGTTGCACGCCCAACTGGCAAAGTGGCGTGGCACGCCCTATCGCTATGGCGGGTTGGATCAGAATGGCATTGATTGTTCCGGTTTCGTTTATCTGACGTTTCGTGACCGGTTTGGCCTGACGCTGCCGCGCTCGACCGAGGAACAGACTGAAGTCGGCACTCGCGTCGACCGTGGCGCATTACTGCCGGGCGACCTGGTCTTTTTCCGCACCGGCAGCGGCGAGAATGGGCTGCATGTCGGTATCTACGACAATAATGACCAGTTTATTCATGCCTCCACCAGCCGCGGCGTTATGCGGTCGTCGCTGAATAACGTTTACTGGAAACGGGCTTATTGGCAGGCCCGCCGTATCTGA
- a CDS encoding protein adenylyltransferase SelO — protein MPHHLLFNNHYHQQLPGFYTELTPTPLQGARLLYHNATLAQELGLSDDWFDGDNSRIWTGERLLPGMAPLAQVYSGHQFGAWAGQLGDGRGILLGQQQLADGRTQDWHLKGAGLTPYSRMGDGRAVLRSVVREFLASEALHHLGIPTTRALTIVSSDHPVQREQEERGAMLLRVADSHVRFGHFEHFYYRREPEKVRQLAEYVIACHWPQWQQETDRYYLWFSDVVERTARLIAHWQAVGFAHGVMNTDNMSILGLTIDYGPYGFMDDYQPGYICNHSDHQGRYAFDNQPTVALWNLHRLAQSLSGLMSSDILQRALDCYEPALMQRFGELMRAKLGFDTPQAQDNALLVELLKLMQREQADYTHIFRLLSETERHSSHSPLQDVLIDRPAFDDWFSAYRQRLALESVDDADRQSRMKQANPRYVLRNYLAQQAIEQAEREDIGLLRRLHQALRQPYAEQPNMADLAALPPTWGKHLEISCSS, from the coding sequence ATGCCGCATCACCTTCTGTTCAATAACCATTATCACCAGCAACTACCGGGGTTTTACACCGAGCTGACACCCACGCCATTGCAGGGGGCGCGTTTGCTGTATCATAACGCCACGCTTGCTCAGGAACTGGGGTTATCGGACGACTGGTTTGACGGTGACAACAGCCGCATCTGGACCGGAGAACGACTGCTGCCGGGCATGGCGCCGCTGGCTCAGGTATACAGCGGTCATCAGTTCGGCGCCTGGGCCGGACAGTTGGGCGACGGGCGCGGTATCCTGCTCGGACAACAGCAACTGGCGGATGGCCGTACACAAGACTGGCATCTCAAAGGCGCGGGCTTGACCCCCTATTCACGCATGGGGGACGGCCGGGCAGTATTGCGTTCCGTCGTGCGCGAGTTTCTGGCGTCGGAAGCGTTACACCATCTCGGCATTCCCACCACGCGTGCATTGACTATCGTCAGCAGCGACCATCCGGTACAGCGCGAACAGGAGGAGCGGGGGGCGATGCTACTGCGGGTGGCGGATAGCCATGTCCGTTTCGGTCACTTCGAACATTTCTACTACCGCCGCGAACCGGAAAAGGTGCGTCAACTGGCGGAGTATGTCATCGCATGCCACTGGCCGCAGTGGCAGCAGGAAACCGATCGCTATTACCTGTGGTTCAGTGATGTTGTGGAACGCACTGCGCGATTGATTGCTCACTGGCAGGCCGTTGGGTTTGCCCACGGTGTGATGAATACCGACAATATGTCCATACTGGGGCTTACCATCGACTACGGCCCGTACGGTTTTATGGATGATTATCAGCCCGGCTACATCTGTAATCACTCGGATCATCAGGGGCGCTACGCATTTGATAATCAGCCGACGGTGGCATTGTGGAATCTGCACCGCCTGGCGCAGTCGCTATCGGGGTTGATGTCCAGCGATATCCTGCAACGGGCGCTGGACTGCTATGAACCCGCGCTGATGCAGCGGTTTGGCGAGCTGATGCGGGCCAAGCTCGGCTTTGATACGCCGCAGGCGCAGGATAATGCGTTGCTGGTGGAATTGTTGAAGCTGATGCAGCGCGAGCAGGCGGACTATACCCATATTTTTCGACTCTTGTCGGAAACAGAACGGCACAGCAGCCACTCACCATTACAGGATGTGTTGATCGATCGTCCGGCATTTGACGATTGGTTCAGTGCGTACCGTCAACGGCTGGCGTTGGAAAGTGTGGACGACGCCGATCGCCAGAGTCGGATGAAGCAGGCCAATCCGCGTTATGTGTTACGTAATTATCTGGCTCAGCAGGCGATCGAACAGGCGGAGCGGGAGGATATCGGCTTACTCAGGCGTTTGCATCAGGCGTTACGTCAACCGTATGCGGAGCAGCCGAACATGGCTGATCTGGCCGCCTTGCCTCCGACGTGGGGTAAACATCTGGAGATTTCCTGTTCCAGTTAA
- the ldtD gene encoding L,D-transpeptidase produces the protein MLLVERNTRRLLLGVAGSIWLGSLLTSFSAQAASPTAPGSAVSSVVSKSHTSVTAGLPAGISPYYLSELTALYTRQHMQPMWSDSHVVKAFQQQLAEVALSGIQPQFTTWVTWLTDPKLNGFARDVVLSDAMLGYMQFVAGVERNGNSWLYSSVPYKLAMPAAAMTEQWQQAVATGNGLAFIASLAPRHSQYAKMHDALKNMLTDNRPWPKLILADSLRPGDESNALPVLKEILLRTGMLNQDGAAMPLFNEASSGNTSPLRYDGEVVEAVKRFQHSQGLQDDGVIGKRTRDWLNVSSQMRATLLALNIQRLRLVPDKVSSGIVVNIPNYSLSYYQNGAEILSSRVIVGQPKRKTPLMNSSLSNVVMNPPWNVPTTLTRQDIIPKVIQDPGYLQRHGYTVLSDWTESAQPIDPSMIDWPMVSASNFPYRLRQAPGDSNSLGRYKFNMPNTDAIYLHDTPNHNLFQKDIRALSSGCVRVNKASELAALLLQDAGWNNARISSTLEQGNTTYVAVRQRVPVNFYYLTAWVADDGKPQFRTDIYNYDDTVKTGALALSKVGLLLQ, from the coding sequence ATGTTGTTAGTCGAACGAAATACGCGAAGACTGCTTCTGGGGGTAGCCGGATCGATTTGGCTGGGTAGTCTGTTGACTTCGTTTTCCGCTCAGGCGGCTTCGCCGACTGCACCGGGCAGTGCAGTGTCATCGGTGGTGTCAAAAAGTCATACCTCTGTTACCGCTGGTTTGCCTGCCGGTATTTCACCTTATTATCTTAGCGAATTGACCGCGCTTTATACTCGCCAGCATATGCAGCCGATGTGGAGCGACAGCCACGTCGTCAAGGCGTTTCAACAGCAGCTGGCGGAAGTCGCGCTTTCCGGTATTCAACCGCAATTCACCACTTGGGTCACCTGGTTGACCGACCCAAAATTAAACGGTTTTGCCCGTGATGTGGTGCTGTCGGATGCCATGCTGGGGTACATGCAGTTCGTTGCCGGGGTGGAGAGAAATGGCAACAGCTGGTTGTACAGCAGTGTCCCCTATAAGCTGGCCATGCCAGCGGCGGCGATGACTGAACAGTGGCAGCAGGCGGTTGCAACAGGTAACGGGCTGGCGTTTATTGCGTCGCTGGCGCCTCGCCATTCCCAGTATGCAAAAATGCACGACGCGTTGAAAAACATGCTGACGGACAACCGTCCCTGGCCGAAACTGATACTGGCGGATTCTCTGCGCCCCGGCGATGAAAGCAACGCTTTGCCGGTCTTAAAAGAGATTCTGCTGCGAACCGGCATGCTGAATCAGGATGGTGCCGCGATGCCGCTGTTTAATGAGGCGTCGTCAGGTAATACATCGCCGCTGCGTTATGACGGGGAGGTTGTGGAGGCGGTGAAACGCTTCCAGCACTCGCAAGGGCTACAGGATGACGGCGTGATCGGTAAACGCACCCGTGACTGGCTCAATGTTTCTTCGCAGATGCGCGCTACGTTGCTGGCGTTGAATATCCAGCGTCTGCGGCTGGTACCGGACAAAGTCAGCAGCGGCATCGTGGTCAATATTCCCAACTACTCGCTCAGTTACTACCAGAATGGCGCGGAGATTTTGTCGTCCAGGGTGATTGTCGGCCAGCCTAAACGCAAGACGCCGCTGATGAACAGCTCGCTGAGCAATGTAGTAATGAATCCGCCGTGGAATGTGCCCACCACGCTTACCCGCCAGGACATCATACCTAAGGTGATTCAGGACCCGGGCTATCTGCAGCGTCATGGTTACACCGTATTGTCGGACTGGACCGAAAGCGCCCAGCCTATTGATCCTTCGATGATTGATTGGCCGATGGTCTCGGCCAGCAACTTCCCGTACCGCCTGCGTCAGGCGCCGGGGGATAGCAATTCGCTGGGGCGGTACAAGTTCAATATGCCGAATACGGACGCCATCTACCTGCATGACACGCCTAACCACAATTTGTTTCAGAAAGATATCCGGGCGCTGAGTTCGGGATGTGTGCGTGTCAACAAAGCGTCGGAATTGGCGGCGTTGCTGTTGCAGGACGCCGGCTGGAACAATGCCCGTATTTCGTCAACGCTTGAACAGGGCAACACCACCTATGTAGCGGTGCGCCAAAGGGTGCCGGTGAATTTCTACTATCTTACTGCCTGGGTGGCTGACGATGGCAAGCCGCAGTTCCGCACAGATATTTACAATTATGACGATACGGTGAAAACCGGCGCGCTGGCTTTGTCCAAGGTCGGATTATTATTACAGTAA
- the cobB gene encoding Sir2 family NAD+-dependent deacetylase — protein MHSRQRLHRFRQRKRLRHQRLCARIFHLDYLVVKNVNKPRVVVLTGAGISAESGIRTFRASDGLWEEHRVEDVATPEGFHRDPQTVQNFYNQRRRQLQQPEITPNAAHLALAELEAALGDHFLLVTQNIDNLHERAGSKRIIHMHGELLKVRCSQSGQIFEWTGDVSVDERCHCCQFPAPLRPHVVWFGEMPLEMEHIYHALSEADLFVAIGTSGNVYPAAGFVHEARVNGAHTVELNLEPSQVQNQFDEHIYGPASKVVVEFVRTWLAHHPLASA, from the coding sequence ATGCACTCGCGTCAGCGATTACACCGTTTTCGACAGCGAAAGCGTCTCCGTCATCAGCGTTTGTGTGCCCGCATTTTTCATCTTGATTATCTGGTGGTCAAAAACGTGAATAAACCACGTGTTGTTGTCCTTACCGGAGCAGGGATTTCTGCCGAATCCGGTATTCGCACGTTTCGTGCCTCGGATGGACTGTGGGAAGAGCATCGGGTGGAGGATGTCGCCACCCCGGAAGGGTTTCATCGCGATCCGCAAACGGTTCAGAATTTTTACAACCAGCGTCGCCGTCAGCTCCAGCAGCCGGAGATTACGCCTAACGCCGCGCATCTGGCGCTGGCGGAACTGGAAGCGGCGCTCGGCGATCATTTTCTACTGGTCACCCAGAACATCGACAATCTGCATGAACGCGCCGGCAGCAAGCGCATCATCCACATGCATGGCGAGCTGTTGAAAGTCCGTTGCAGTCAGAGCGGGCAGATTTTTGAGTGGACGGGCGACGTATCAGTGGACGAACGTTGCCACTGCTGCCAGTTTCCGGCGCCGTTGCGTCCGCACGTAGTGTGGTTTGGCGAAATGCCGCTGGAGATGGAACACATTTATCATGCGCTGTCGGAAGCCGACCTGTTTGTTGCCATCGGTACCTCGGGCAATGTCTATCCGGCCGCCGGCTTTGTGCATGAAGCGCGGGTGAACGGCGCGCATACCGTGGAACTGAACCTGGAACCCAGCCAGGTGCAGAACCAGTTCGACGAACATATTTATGGCCCGGCCAGCAAGGTGGTGGTGGAATTCGTTCGCACCTGGCTGGCGCACCACCCGTTGGCGTCAGCCTGA
- the nagK gene encoding N-acetylglucosamine kinase produces the protein MYYGFDIGGTKIELAVFDADLQCIWQKRIPTPRDDYDRLLRALLTLTEEADALTGGRGLVGVGVPGMENTDDGTLFAANLPAAMGRPLRADLSRLLQREVRLSNDANCFALSEAWDDAFRPYPVVLGIILGTGMGGGLVVNGQVVDGKNGIAGEFGHFRLPVDALDILGETIPRVKCGCGRVGCVENYLSGRGFEWLYAHFSQRRLSAPEIIAAFYAGDPQAQAHVDRYLALLAVCLGNLLTLIDPHLVVLGGGLSNFDEIYRQLPHRLPDSLLPVARVPRIEKARYGDAGGVRGAALLHLMGQTAPRQSL, from the coding sequence ATGTATTACGGTTTTGACATCGGAGGCACCAAGATCGAGCTGGCGGTGTTTGACGCCGATCTGCAGTGTATCTGGCAAAAGCGGATTCCCACTCCCCGAGACGACTATGATCGTCTGCTGCGCGCCCTGCTCACCCTGACCGAAGAAGCCGACGCGCTGACTGGCGGGCGCGGGTTGGTCGGCGTGGGGGTGCCCGGTATGGAGAATACCGACGACGGTACGTTATTCGCCGCGAATCTACCTGCCGCCATGGGGCGGCCGTTGCGTGCCGATCTCAGCCGGTTGCTGCAACGCGAAGTGCGACTCAGCAACGACGCCAACTGTTTTGCGCTCTCGGAAGCCTGGGACGACGCGTTTCGCCCTTATCCGGTGGTGCTGGGGATTATTCTCGGCACCGGTATGGGCGGCGGTCTGGTGGTCAACGGGCAGGTGGTGGATGGGAAGAATGGCATTGCCGGCGAATTCGGCCATTTTCGTTTGCCGGTTGACGCGCTGGATATTCTTGGCGAGACGATTCCGCGCGTAAAATGCGGCTGCGGCCGCGTCGGCTGTGTGGAAAACTACCTCTCCGGACGTGGGTTCGAATGGTTATATGCGCATTTCAGCCAGCGCAGGCTGTCGGCGCCGGAAATTATTGCGGCGTTCTACGCCGGTGATCCTCAGGCCCAGGCGCATGTGGATCGCTATCTGGCGTTGTTGGCGGTGTGCCTCGGTAATCTGCTGACGCTGATCGACCCGCATCTGGTGGTGCTGGGCGGCGGCTTGTCGAATTTTGACGAGATTTATCGTCAACTGCCGCACCGATTGCCGGACAGCCTGTTGCCGGTGGCCCGTGTGCCGCGTATTGAAAAAGCACGTTATGGCGATGCGGGCGGCGTGCGCGGCGCGGCATTGCTACACTTGATGGGTCAGACGGCGCCGCGCCAATCTCTATGA
- the btuD gene encoding vitamin B12 ABC transporter ATP-binding protein BtuD, giving the protein MSAQPLLYLHNVSVIGRLSSVTVRCRPGELVHIIGPNGAGKSTLLALMAGLQPGDGEVRLLGQAIAVWSARDLARVRAYLPQHHSALALMPVFQYLQLHQPSHCDAESADAVVQQLAERLSLTDKLRRPLTRLSGGEWQRVRLAAVLLQVWPTLNPSARLLLLDEPAASLDIAQRVALDALLAELCRAGVAVIASGHDLNHTLHHADRVWLMSRGELMAQGTAADVMQPEALSPVFGVAFTRYALDGRHWMLAQQE; this is encoded by the coding sequence GTGTCTGCCCAACCGTTGCTGTACCTGCACAACGTTAGCGTCATCGGGCGTTTGTCGTCGGTGACGGTACGCTGCCGCCCCGGCGAACTGGTGCACATTATTGGCCCCAATGGCGCGGGTAAGAGCACGCTGCTGGCGTTAATGGCTGGATTACAGCCGGGGGACGGCGAGGTACGGCTGTTGGGGCAGGCGATCGCCGTCTGGTCGGCACGCGACCTGGCGAGGGTGCGTGCTTACCTGCCGCAACACCATAGCGCACTGGCGTTGATGCCGGTGTTCCAGTACCTGCAGTTGCACCAGCCATCGCACTGCGATGCTGAAAGCGCGGATGCGGTGGTGCAACAGTTAGCTGAGCGATTGTCGCTGACGGATAAACTGCGTCGTCCGCTGACCCGGCTTTCCGGCGGCGAATGGCAGCGGGTCAGGTTAGCGGCGGTGCTGCTGCAAGTCTGGCCGACGCTGAATCCTTCGGCCAGATTATTGTTGTTGGATGAACCGGCCGCCAGTCTGGATATCGCCCAGCGTGTGGCGCTGGATGCACTGCTGGCGGAGTTGTGTCGGGCCGGGGTTGCGGTTATCGCGTCGGGTCATGACCTGAACCATACCCTGCATCATGCCGACCGGGTATGGCTGATGTCGCGTGGTGAGCTGATGGCGCAAGGGACGGCGGCCGATGTCATGCAGCCGGAAGCGCTGTCGCCGGTATTTGGGGTGGCGTTTACGCGTTATGCGCTGGATGGTCGCCACTGGATGCTGGCGCAACAGGAATAA